From one Nitrospira sp. genomic stretch:
- a CDS encoding NmrA/HSCARG family protein — protein sequence MAERKILAVVGATGMQGGGLVRAIINDPGSGFMVRALTRDVTSEKAKALATLGAEVVAADLDDVASLKRAFAGAYGVFCLTNFWEHFSPEREYAQAKSQAEAAKETGVQHVMWSMLEDTRNWVPLSDTRMPTLMGKYKVPHFDVKGEVEREFTRLGLPVTFLLTSFYWDNLIFFGMGPKKGPDGTLLFTMPMGDKKLPGIAVEDIGKCALGIFKKGKAYVGKTIGVAGEHLTGQAMATALSGVLGQTVRYNEVTPEQYRGFGFQGAEDLGNMFQFKRDFNEMFCGSRDVTVAKDLNPELQTFETWLLKNRNRIPLT from the coding sequence ATGGCTGAGAGAAAGATTCTTGCCGTCGTGGGCGCAACCGGGATGCAGGGCGGAGGACTTGTACGCGCGATCATCAATGATCCCGGGAGCGGCTTTATGGTTCGCGCGTTGACGAGAGACGTGACCTCTGAGAAGGCCAAGGCTCTCGCCACGCTTGGTGCTGAAGTGGTGGCTGCCGACCTTGATGATGTCGCCAGCCTGAAGCGAGCGTTCGCGGGGGCGTACGGCGTTTTTTGCCTGACCAATTTTTGGGAACATTTTTCTCCGGAAAGGGAATATGCGCAGGCGAAGAGTCAAGCGGAAGCGGCGAAAGAAACGGGCGTGCAACACGTCATGTGGTCGATGTTGGAAGATACACGCAACTGGGTGCCGCTGTCGGATACCCGTATGCCCACATTGATGGGCAAGTATAAAGTTCCTCACTTTGACGTGAAGGGTGAAGTGGAACGTGAGTTTACCCGGTTGGGCCTTCCCGTGACTTTTCTGCTGACTTCATTTTATTGGGACAATTTGATCTTTTTCGGTATGGGACCAAAGAAAGGGCCTGACGGTACGCTCCTGTTCACGATGCCGATGGGGGATAAAAAGCTGCCGGGGATCGCGGTTGAGGATATCGGGAAATGCGCGTTGGGTATATTCAAGAAGGGCAAGGCGTATGTCGGCAAAACGATAGGAGTTGCCGGTGAGCACTTGACCGGTCAGGCAATGGCGACAGCCTTGTCCGGAGTCTTGGGGCAAACTGTTCGGTACAACGAGGTGACTCCGGAGCAGTATCGAGGGTTTGGTTTCCAGGGAGCAGAGGACCTCGGGAACATGTTTCAGTTCAAGCGCGATTTTAACGAGATGTTCTGTGGTTCTCGCGATGTGACGGTCGCTAAGGACTTGAATCCGGAACTTCAGACGTTCGAGACCTGGTTGTTGAAAAACAGGAACCGTATTCCACTGACCTAA
- a CDS encoding RidA family protein — MTRQLVSTGGPWEGKIGYSRAVRVGAHISVSGSTAMTPSGLVGKGDPYAQTIQTLKTIEAALQQAGASLTNVVRTRIYMANIDQWQEVGRAHGDVFGTIRPATTMVEVKRLIDPDMLVEIEADAIIG, encoded by the coding sequence ATGACACGACAGCTTGTTTCAACAGGTGGGCCGTGGGAGGGAAAGATCGGATATTCGCGAGCGGTGCGGGTAGGCGCCCATATTTCGGTGTCTGGATCGACCGCGATGACCCCGTCCGGGCTGGTCGGCAAAGGAGATCCCTACGCACAGACCATTCAGACATTGAAGACGATCGAAGCGGCCTTGCAGCAGGCCGGTGCATCCTTAACGAACGTGGTACGAACCAGAATTTACATGGCGAACATCGATCAATGGCAGGAGGTCGGACGGGCGCATGGAGACGTGTTTGGTACCATCAGACCTGCCACGACCATGGTCGAAGTGAAACGGTTGATCGATCCGGATATGCTCGTGGAAATTGAGGCGGATGCCATTATCGGGTAA
- a CDS encoding DNA-3-methyladenine glycosylase 2 family protein, translated as MPLSGNEPAVVHLAAVDPVMRRLMEDIGLCTLKPNVRRSPFESLARAIAHQQLHGKAAESILSRFMALFPGRTFPRPDDLLAMNLRSMRAVGFSRSKVLALRDLATKTLDGTVPTNRVIRKLEDDEIVERLIKVRGIGRWTVEMLLIFQLGRPDVLPVDDFGIRNGFRIVYRRRSIPTPGQVFQYGERWKPYRTVASWYLWRAADREKQAKQVL; from the coding sequence ATGCCATTATCGGGTAACGAGCCCGCAGTCGTGCATCTGGCGGCAGTCGACCCGGTCATGCGCCGGCTGATGGAGGACATCGGCCTCTGCACGTTGAAACCGAACGTTCGTCGGTCGCCGTTTGAATCCCTCGCCCGTGCGATCGCCCACCAACAGCTTCATGGCAAGGCAGCCGAGAGCATCCTCTCGCGATTCATGGCGCTCTTCCCTGGCCGGACGTTCCCTCGTCCCGACGACCTTCTCGCGATGAATCTGCGCTCGATGAGAGCGGTTGGGTTTTCAAGGTCGAAGGTCCTGGCGTTGCGTGATCTTGCAACGAAGACGCTCGATGGCACGGTGCCGACGAATCGCGTGATCCGGAAACTTGAGGATGACGAGATCGTCGAACGCCTGATCAAGGTGCGAGGGATTGGGCGCTGGACCGTCGAGATGCTGCTGATTTTCCAATTGGGCCGACCGGATGTGCTGCCGGTTGATGACTTCGGTATACGGAACGGATTTCGGATTGTGTATCGGCGCCGTTCAATACCGACCCCCGGACAGGTATTTCAGTATGGCGAACGGTGGAAGCCCTATCGTACAGTAGCATCCTGGTATCTCTGGCGAGCGGCGGATCGGGAAAAGCAGGCGAAGCAGGTCTTGTAA
- a CDS encoding MBL fold metallo-hydrolase, which translates to MADRNKRLDSNMPGNFYVDATCINCDTCRQLAPVSFEEIGKYSAVSHQPVGEEEIHQAYQALLACPVGAIGTEQNDKALFQTAMTSFPLSIDDGVSYCGFNSEKSFGANSFFIEHPDGNWLIDSPRYLMQLVEAFERKGGIAHIFLTHADDVADSDRYAAHFGAKRIMHRADVGAAPAAEQIIEGEETSRVGSDFQIIPVPGHTAGSMALLYRERFLFTGDHLWWNPHTKLLEAPTRLIWNKAALLDSIDKLLGHRFEWVLAGHGDRVQLSVEDMQAQVQALVTRRQRRGISL; encoded by the coding sequence ATGGCAGATCGGAATAAACGGCTTGACTCCAACATGCCCGGCAACTTTTACGTCGATGCGACCTGTATCAACTGCGATACCTGTCGGCAGCTGGCACCGGTGAGTTTTGAGGAAATCGGCAAATATTCGGCTGTCAGCCATCAGCCGGTTGGTGAAGAGGAAATTCATCAGGCGTACCAGGCCTTACTCGCGTGCCCCGTTGGAGCCATCGGGACGGAACAGAATGACAAGGCGTTGTTTCAAACGGCGATGACAAGCTTCCCATTGTCCATCGATGATGGGGTGAGTTATTGCGGGTTCAATTCCGAGAAGTCGTTTGGGGCCAACAGTTTTTTCATCGAACATCCGGATGGGAATTGGCTGATCGACTCTCCTCGGTATCTCATGCAACTCGTTGAGGCGTTCGAACGGAAGGGTGGCATCGCTCATATCTTTCTCACGCATGCCGATGACGTGGCCGATTCGGATCGGTATGCGGCGCATTTCGGCGCGAAACGGATCATGCATCGGGCCGACGTGGGAGCGGCGCCGGCCGCGGAACAGATCATCGAGGGAGAAGAGACGAGTCGAGTTGGATCGGACTTCCAGATTATCCCCGTACCGGGCCATACGGCGGGGAGTATGGCCTTGCTCTATCGAGAGAGGTTTCTGTTTACCGGCGATCATCTCTGGTGGAATCCTCATACGAAATTGCTGGAGGCCCCGACGCGTCTGATCTGGAACAAAGCCGCCTTGCTGGATTCCATCGACAAGCTCCTTGGCCATCGTTTTGAATGGGTGTTGGCCGGTCATGGTGACCGGGTACAGCTTTCTGTTGAGGACATGCAGGCACAGGTGCAGGCGCTTGTCACACGTCGCCAACGGCGTGGCATCTCTTTGTAG
- a CDS encoding DUF488 domain-containing protein: MPDVLWTIGHSTRPIDEFITLLKVHHVQCLVDVRTIPRSRHNPQFNREDLSKKLKAEGILYVHMPQLGGLRKAKKDSINVGWRNASFRGYADYMQLEAFWKALDELTVGSRELRTAIMCAEAVPWRCHRSLIADALVSRGWEVRHIMSESKADRHQLTSFAIMENGLLRYSDPNTAPRLFP, translated from the coding sequence ATGCCTGATGTACTTTGGACTATTGGTCATTCAACGAGGCCGATCGACGAATTCATCACCCTTCTGAAGGTTCATCACGTTCAGTGTCTTGTTGATGTGCGCACCATCCCTCGCTCTCGCCACAATCCTCAATTTAACAGAGAGGACCTTTCAAAGAAGCTAAAGGCCGAGGGAATTCTGTACGTCCACATGCCTCAGCTTGGTGGATTGCGTAAAGCCAAGAAAGATTCGATCAATGTAGGATGGCGAAATGCGAGTTTTCGTGGGTACGCCGATTATATGCAATTGGAAGCCTTCTGGAAGGCCCTTGATGAGTTGACCGTTGGCAGCCGAGAGCTGAGAACTGCCATTATGTGCGCGGAAGCAGTGCCCTGGCGGTGCCATCGATCTTTGATCGCTGACGCGCTGGTCAGCCGCGGGTGGGAAGTCCGGCACATCATGTCGGAGTCAAAAGCAGACCGGCATCAGCTCACATCCTTCGCCATCATGGAGAATGGATTACTCCGCTATTCCGACCCGAATACTGCACCCCGCCTGTTTCCATAG
- a CDS encoding TfoX/Sxy family protein, translated as MSSKHDGFKDFVLDQLADLPGVTARAMFGGHGLYQRTTFFGIIHKDCLYFKVTTATAPRYKRHGMKPFRPNPKQTLKSFYEVPVDVIEDAEVLTEWAVQSVG; from the coding sequence ATGTCGTCAAAGCACGACGGCTTCAAAGATTTCGTCCTGGATCAGCTGGCTGATCTCCCAGGAGTGACCGCACGCGCCATGTTCGGCGGCCATGGGCTCTATCAGAGAACCACGTTTTTCGGCATCATTCATAAGGACTGCCTGTATTTCAAAGTCACAACTGCCACGGCACCTCGTTATAAGCGACATGGCATGAAACCATTTCGACCGAATCCCAAACAAACGCTCAAATCTTTCTATGAAGTGCCAGTCGATGTGATAGAGGATGCCGAAGTATTAACCGAATGGGCGGTGCAATCAGTCGGGTAA
- a CDS encoding methyltransferase domain-containing protein, protein MAAPSSEQVIESQRHDWNRVAGGWEKWDRFFDEQMAFLNHRLVADARLRSGMRVLDLGSGTGYPALLAAQTVGSTGGVTGIDLAEQMLEAARRKAASLKLSNITFKTGDVTTLPFDAASFDAVTTRFCLMFLPEIPKAVAEIVRVLKADSWLSAAVWSAPERNPYLKIPIDIIKQFVDIPPPDPTAPGIFRLARPGELAGMLQQAGFVDISEQEFLGNVQFSAAEEYFSSLMDIAAPIQNLWAKLSPTQQTEARQRIIQTAAQYQKRSAIALPIAVRMIAGRKPG, encoded by the coding sequence GTGGCTGCACCGTCGTCAGAACAAGTCATCGAGAGTCAACGGCATGATTGGAACCGTGTCGCCGGCGGCTGGGAGAAGTGGGATCGTTTCTTTGACGAACAGATGGCATTCTTGAATCACCGACTGGTTGCCGATGCTCGGTTACGCTCAGGCATGCGAGTACTCGACCTTGGATCAGGGACTGGCTACCCAGCCCTCCTCGCAGCACAGACGGTCGGCTCGACTGGCGGCGTCACGGGCATTGATCTCGCTGAGCAAATGTTAGAAGCCGCCAGACGTAAGGCGGCCTCACTGAAGCTCTCCAACATCACGTTTAAAACAGGCGATGTCACGACGTTGCCGTTTGACGCGGCTTCATTCGATGCGGTAACGACCCGTTTTTGTCTCATGTTCCTGCCGGAAATCCCGAAAGCCGTCGCCGAAATCGTTCGAGTCTTGAAGGCAGACAGCTGGCTATCCGCTGCCGTCTGGTCCGCTCCTGAGAGGAATCCTTATCTCAAAATACCCATCGACATCATCAAACAATTCGTCGACATTCCCCCACCAGATCCAACCGCTCCGGGAATTTTCCGGCTAGCGAGGCCTGGCGAACTTGCCGGGATGCTGCAGCAAGCTGGATTTGTCGATATTTCGGAACAAGAGTTTCTCGGCAATGTTCAATTTTCAGCAGCGGAGGAATATTTCTCGAGCCTCATGGACATCGCCGCACCGATTCAGAATCTATGGGCGAAGCTAAGCCCTACACAACAGACAGAAGCACGACAACGCATCATCCAGACAGCTGCGCAATACCAGAAAAGGTCAGCCATCGCCTTACCAATTGCCGTACGGATGATCGCAGGGCGCAAGCCCGGATGA
- a CDS encoding DUF1059 domain-containing protein has translation MADKQYKQLGCLDVQPSGGCGFQVRAETEAELMQLVTAHAKQCHKLDSIPPEMAAKVQAAVQTVTVKV, from the coding sequence ATGGCAGACAAACAGTACAAACAACTCGGCTGTCTGGATGTGCAACCATCCGGGGGCTGCGGGTTTCAGGTACGAGCTGAAACAGAGGCGGAACTGATGCAGCTCGTCACCGCTCACGCGAAGCAATGCCATAAGTTAGACTCGATCCCACCGGAGATGGCAGCAAAAGTTCAGGCCGCAGTGCAAACTGTGACCGTCAAGGTCTAA
- the dinB gene encoding DNA polymerase IV: MVRIIAHLDMDAFFAAIEERDTPGLRDVPLAVGADPQGGRGRGVVSTSNYLARAYGIYSATPISVAWRLSEAARRAGKPPVAFVSVDMPKYARVSDEIMGIVRRFIPVVEQASIDETYGDLSFTESYGAAGSLCRELKTAIRTESRLTASVGIGPNKLIAKIASGMSKPDGLTIVAEAEAESFLAPLPLRAIPGIGPKTEGLLVKQGLKLVQDMRSLTVSQLEDVLGKRGVDFYEKIRGRDTAPLEDSVEMKSIGEQHTFEADTLDSRRLLDELELLGKGVMDRLRQEGFRSFRTVVLTVRFADFKTTSRAHTMAEPAGDMATLRREVLRLLMPFLDRRENPHRQLIRLLGIRVEKLL, from the coding sequence ATGGTTCGGATTATTGCCCATTTAGATATGGATGCATTCTTCGCGGCGATCGAGGAACGGGATACGCCAGGCCTTCGGGATGTTCCACTTGCCGTTGGGGCAGATCCACAGGGTGGCAGGGGGCGCGGAGTGGTGTCTACGTCGAATTATCTCGCACGTGCCTACGGGATTTACTCTGCCACACCAATTTCCGTGGCGTGGAGGTTGTCCGAGGCGGCACGTCGGGCTGGGAAGCCGCCGGTGGCCTTTGTTTCGGTCGATATGCCCAAGTACGCGCGTGTCTCAGATGAAATTATGGGTATTGTCAGGCGATTCATTCCCGTCGTGGAGCAGGCAAGTATCGATGAAACATACGGCGATCTGAGTTTTACGGAGTCTTATGGCGCGGCGGGATCGCTCTGTCGTGAGTTGAAGACCGCGATCCGCACGGAATCACGACTGACAGCCTCCGTTGGTATTGGGCCGAACAAACTGATCGCCAAGATTGCATCGGGGATGTCAAAGCCGGACGGGCTGACCATCGTTGCCGAAGCGGAAGCCGAGTCGTTTCTTGCCCCACTTCCGCTGCGGGCAATTCCTGGTATTGGCCCTAAGACGGAAGGTTTGCTTGTGAAGCAAGGGCTCAAGCTTGTTCAGGATATGCGATCGTTGACGGTCTCGCAACTCGAGGATGTGCTTGGGAAGCGAGGTGTGGATTTCTATGAAAAAATTCGAGGACGCGATACCGCTCCGCTTGAGGACAGTGTCGAGATGAAGTCCATCGGTGAGCAGCACACCTTCGAAGCCGATACGCTCGACAGTCGGCGGCTGCTTGATGAGCTGGAACTTCTCGGCAAGGGGGTGATGGATCGATTACGGCAGGAGGGATTTCGGTCATTTCGAACGGTAGTGCTGACCGTCCGATTCGCCGATTTCAAAACCACGTCACGTGCCCATACGATGGCTGAACCGGCCGGCGATATGGCAACGTTGCGTCGAGAGGTCTTGAGGCTGCTCATGCCGTTCCTCGACCGTCGTGAGAACCCACATCGCCAACTGATTCGTCTCCTTGGCATTCGTGTGGAAAAGCTGCTGTGA
- a CDS encoding sodium:solute symporter family protein: MVLWFVILYLLLSVGIGLFAATRVQNSKDFAVAGRSLPLAVVTATVFATWFGAEAVLGISATFVKEGLRGVVADPFGSSMCLILAGLFFAPRLYRLNMLTVGDYYRYRYNRTVEVLCTLCIVASYVGWVAAQFKVLGLVLNVVTEGGVSQSVGIMIGAVIVLTYTTFGGMFSVAILDFVQISVIMGGLLYIATIVGDLAGGVPAVISHAAAAGKLDLFPPAILAEWIPFLGAWMTMMLGSIPQQDVFQRITSAKNEQTAVRGALLGAGLYFVFCFVPMFLAYSATLVDPAKFGALLEQDSQLVLPTLIVQHTPVAAQVIFFGALLSAVMSCSSATLLAPSVALSENVLRPLFGQVNDSEFLRLMRVVLVGFAALVLVIALWSDASIYKLVVSTYKVTLVAAFIPLFAGLYWKRATAQGACCAIVAGLVSWLLLELVSQPTDVWPPQLVGFVVAGVGMIVGSLLPSLASRPTVR, encoded by the coding sequence GTGGTCCTCTGGTTCGTCATCCTCTATCTGCTGCTGTCAGTCGGTATCGGACTCTTCGCCGCGACACGCGTGCAGAATTCCAAAGACTTTGCCGTGGCCGGGAGAAGTCTGCCTTTGGCGGTGGTGACGGCCACCGTGTTTGCGACGTGGTTCGGTGCTGAAGCCGTATTGGGAATCTCTGCGACGTTCGTCAAAGAGGGGCTTCGCGGTGTCGTGGCCGATCCATTTGGGTCCAGCATGTGTTTAATACTGGCCGGGCTGTTTTTCGCTCCGCGGTTGTATCGCCTCAACATGCTGACCGTCGGAGACTACTATCGCTATCGGTACAACCGCACGGTCGAGGTCCTTTGTACGCTCTGTATCGTCGCCTCATACGTGGGGTGGGTCGCGGCTCAATTCAAGGTGCTGGGGCTGGTCTTGAATGTGGTGACAGAGGGCGGTGTGAGTCAATCGGTTGGGATCATGATCGGCGCAGTGATCGTGCTGACCTATACGACCTTTGGAGGGATGTTTTCGGTCGCCATTCTCGATTTTGTCCAAATTTCTGTGATCATGGGAGGGCTCCTCTATATTGCCACCATCGTCGGGGATCTGGCAGGTGGGGTGCCTGCGGTGATCTCCCATGCAGCGGCGGCCGGTAAGCTGGATCTCTTTCCACCGGCGATACTCGCGGAGTGGATTCCTTTTCTGGGCGCGTGGATGACCATGATGCTTGGATCGATCCCACAGCAGGATGTCTTTCAGCGAATTACTTCGGCGAAGAACGAGCAGACCGCCGTGCGGGGGGCGCTATTGGGAGCCGGACTCTATTTTGTGTTCTGCTTCGTTCCGATGTTTCTGGCGTATTCGGCTACGCTGGTGGATCCTGCCAAGTTTGGGGCCTTGTTGGAGCAGGATTCTCAGCTCGTATTGCCGACATTGATTGTGCAACATACGCCGGTGGCTGCGCAGGTGATCTTCTTCGGGGCACTGTTGTCGGCGGTGATGAGCTGCTCAAGTGCGACATTGCTCGCGCCGTCAGTGGCGCTCAGTGAGAATGTGCTCAGGCCACTGTTTGGCCAGGTGAACGACTCGGAGTTCCTGCGCCTGATGCGCGTCGTCTTGGTGGGGTTTGCCGCGCTGGTATTGGTGATCGCACTGTGGTCCGATGCGTCCATCTACAAGCTCGTGGTGAGTACCTACAAAGTGACGTTGGTGGCGGCGTTTATCCCACTGTTTGCAGGGCTCTATTGGAAACGAGCCACGGCGCAGGGAGCCTGTTGTGCCATTGTTGCCGGGCTCGTGAGTTGGTTGTTGTTGGAACTGGTGAGCCAACCGACCGATGTGTGGCCTCCACAACTGGTGGGATTTGTGGTGGCAGGAGTCGGGATGATCGTTGGGTCGCTGTTGCCGTCACTCGCATCTCGCCCCACGGTCCGGTAA
- a CDS encoding response regulator: MASILIVDDDDSVRTLVRHILEEAGHQIREAANGHAGLTRYREQPADLVITDILMLERDGMEVTLALTREFLDARVIAMTGATGDQNFLNVAKLFGARRVIQKPFSPTDLFRAVHFTLSH, from the coding sequence ATGGCCTCCATATTGATCGTCGATGATGACGATTCAGTCAGAACGCTCGTGCGGCACATCCTTGAGGAAGCCGGGCATCAGATCCGGGAGGCCGCAAACGGTCATGCCGGGCTCACGCGCTATCGCGAGCAGCCCGCCGATCTCGTGATCACCGATATCTTGATGCTGGAACGAGACGGGATGGAGGTGACCCTCGCCTTGACTCGGGAATTCTTAGATGCCAGAGTCATTGCCATGACCGGCGCAACGGGCGACCAGAACTTTTTGAATGTGGCGAAACTCTTTGGTGCCAGGCGAGTGATTCAGAAACCGTTTTCTCCTACGGATCTCTTTCGCGCCGTGCACTTCACGCTCAGTCATTAG
- a CDS encoding TolC family protein, with product MLAIRLLQVGRPGVVRTAIVTVATAMTLLTMSGCLIKPRPMETGEIRTRAVKDFLAISAVQEPVAGPIDLYEAMARAVKYNLDAKAKAIQVQLAHQQLNVAHYSLLPQVAANAGFDGRNNYAGGVGQSILTGRQAVEPFTSSEKNVVSGNLALSWDVLDFGLSFVRALQAADNVMIAEEEKRRLAVRLIQDIRGAYWRAVSAERVLPRIQLLDNSVSKALESTKQIIGEKLQAPLTPLNYQRDLLNIQREVRRLFRELSTAKAQLASMMGLPPGTPFDLVVPPRETAIPVVDLDSQKMEEQALLLRPELRALDYKKRINAKEAKAVFLELFPSLKLSFGGYYNSNSFLLYQNWISYAAQASWNLLSVFRTPAKLKAIEANGHMLDVQSLALSLSILTEVHVGATQFVLAKQEYQDARNYQQTQTAIVEQTKNLWLTRRTNDLTLIRERANDVAADVRLDTARAGLETAYATLMASVGEEAVPVSMAEQDVVQLAESIRKYWESSGFTMSDGERRTESHATPVAH from the coding sequence GTGCTAGCGATCCGTCTGTTACAGGTGGGGCGGCCAGGAGTGGTGCGCACAGCCATTGTGACCGTCGCAACCGCGATGACACTGCTCACGATGAGTGGTTGTCTGATCAAGCCACGTCCGATGGAGACCGGAGAGATTCGCACTCGGGCCGTGAAAGACTTTCTCGCCATCTCTGCCGTTCAAGAGCCGGTTGCTGGCCCGATCGATTTGTATGAGGCGATGGCACGGGCGGTCAAGTACAACCTGGACGCGAAGGCCAAAGCCATTCAAGTCCAGCTCGCGCATCAGCAGTTGAACGTGGCGCACTATTCGTTGCTCCCTCAAGTCGCTGCCAACGCCGGATTTGATGGACGGAATAATTATGCCGGCGGAGTAGGGCAATCGATCCTCACGGGACGCCAGGCGGTCGAACCGTTCACCTCATCTGAAAAAAACGTGGTGTCCGGCAATCTCGCGTTAAGTTGGGATGTGCTGGATTTCGGATTGTCGTTTGTGCGGGCACTGCAGGCCGCGGACAATGTCATGATCGCGGAAGAAGAAAAGCGGCGCCTGGCGGTGCGGTTGATACAGGACATCAGGGGGGCCTATTGGCGGGCCGTGAGCGCTGAACGGGTGCTTCCGAGAATTCAGCTCTTGGACAACTCGGTCAGTAAAGCATTGGAGAGTACCAAGCAGATCATCGGCGAGAAACTGCAGGCGCCGTTGACGCCTCTCAATTACCAGCGAGACTTGCTCAATATTCAGCGTGAAGTGCGGCGACTGTTCCGGGAACTCAGTACGGCCAAGGCGCAACTGGCCTCCATGATGGGGTTACCGCCCGGAACGCCGTTTGATCTGGTCGTACCACCCAGAGAAACCGCCATCCCGGTGGTCGACTTGGATAGTCAGAAGATGGAAGAGCAGGCCCTCTTGCTCAGACCGGAGTTGCGCGCCCTCGACTATAAGAAGCGGATCAACGCAAAGGAAGCCAAGGCCGTATTTCTGGAATTGTTTCCGAGCCTGAAACTCTCGTTCGGTGGCTACTACAACAGTAACAGTTTCCTGTTGTATCAAAATTGGATCAGCTATGCCGCCCAGGCCAGTTGGAACTTGCTGTCGGTGTTCCGCACACCGGCTAAACTCAAGGCAATCGAAGCAAACGGGCACATGTTGGATGTCCAAAGCCTGGCCCTCAGTTTGTCCATTTTGACAGAGGTCCATGTCGGCGCGACGCAGTTCGTACTGGCCAAGCAAGAATATCAGGATGCAAGAAACTACCAACAGACGCAAACCGCGATTGTGGAACAGACCAAGAATCTGTGGCTGACGCGGCGCACGAACGATCTCACCCTGATTCGGGAACGAGCCAACGATGTCGCTGCCGATGTCCGTTTGGACACGGCGCGAGCCGGACTGGAAACGGCCTATGCCACGTTGATGGCCTCCGTGGGAGAGGAAGCTGTTCCTGTCAGTATGGCCGAACAAGATGTGGTGCAACTGGCGGAATCGATCAGGAAATACTGGGAATCCAGCGGGTTCACCATGTCGGACGGAGAAAGGAGAACAGAGTCTCATGCGACACCGGTGGCGCACTAG
- a CDS encoding efflux RND transporter periplasmic adaptor subunit yields MRHRWRTSTVVALLLTVASMGAPATGWSRGDRSVQGTKQESGVARGIVKAVSQAVLYAQIQGRVNQVPYKEGQRFVKGATLVQLECDKYQAELTAAAAEHEGKSKTFQNNKELAKLNAVSTLDLEVSEADAKKAGAARRIAEINVRGCHLAAPFAGRIVDVMVHEHENVFPNDKLLSVLDDTSLEIELVLPSMALTWLKKQARFTFIVDETGQGYSARVKEIGAAVDAASQTVKVTGVFDTLPKDVLSGMSGSAQFVGQP; encoded by the coding sequence ATGCGACACCGGTGGCGCACTAGTACGGTCGTCGCTCTGCTCCTGACCGTGGCGTCGATGGGTGCTCCTGCGACGGGGTGGTCGAGGGGAGATCGATCGGTTCAGGGCACCAAGCAGGAATCCGGAGTGGCTCGTGGCATTGTCAAGGCGGTCTCACAGGCCGTGCTGTACGCCCAGATTCAGGGGCGCGTCAATCAGGTTCCATACAAAGAAGGGCAGCGATTCGTCAAAGGGGCGACACTCGTCCAGTTGGAATGTGACAAATACCAAGCCGAATTGACGGCGGCGGCGGCGGAGCACGAAGGCAAGAGCAAAACGTTTCAGAACAATAAGGAACTCGCCAAGCTCAACGCGGTCAGTACGCTGGACCTGGAGGTCTCGGAGGCGGATGCCAAGAAAGCCGGTGCCGCGAGGCGAATCGCGGAGATCAATGTGCGTGGGTGCCACCTGGCTGCGCCCTTTGCCGGACGTATCGTCGATGTGATGGTGCATGAGCACGAAAACGTGTTTCCCAACGATAAACTGCTGAGTGTGTTGGACGATACGAGCCTAGAGATTGAGCTGGTCTTGCCGTCCATGGCGCTCACGTGGCTCAAGAAGCAGGCACGTTTTACCTTCATCGTGGATGAGACGGGCCAGGGCTATTCGGCCAGGGTCAAGGAAATCGGTGCGGCGGTCGATGCCGCGAGTCAGACCGTGAAGGTGACCGGAGTATTCGACACGCTCCCGAAAGATGTTCTGAGTGGGATGAGCGGGTCCGCGCAATTTGTGGGGCAACCCTAG